The Triticum dicoccoides isolate Atlit2015 ecotype Zavitan chromosome 6A, WEW_v2.0, whole genome shotgun sequence genome has a window encoding:
- the LOC119318380 gene encoding probable cinnamyl alcohol dehydrogenase 5: MATEQSQQHTRKAVGLAARDASGHLSPLAITRRSTEDDDVVIKILYCGICHSDLHSIKNEWKNARYPMVPGHEIAGEVTEVGKNVTKFKTGDRVGVGCMVNSCQSCESCNKGFENHCPGIIPTYNLVDLDGTITYGGYSSMVVVHERFVVRFPNTIPLDKGAPLLCAGITMYSPMKYHGLNVPGMHLGVLGLGGLGHVAVKFGKAFGMKVTVISSSPGKKQEALERLGADAFIVSKSADEMKAAMSSKDGIINTVSANIPMAPLLRLLKPNGKMILVGLPEKPMEISPFALVAANKTLAGRLIGGMRDTQEMLDLAAKHDVTADIEVIGAEYVNMERLAKADVRYRFVIDIGNILDKAAAAAE, translated from the exons GAGCACTGAAGATGACGATGTGGTGATCAAGATTCTGTACTGCGGGATCTGCCACTCTGACCTACATAGCATCAAGAACGAATGGAAGAACGCCAGGTACCCCATGGTCCCTGGGCATGAGATCGCCGGCGAGGTCACTGAAGTCGGCAAGAATGTGACCAAGTTCAAGACCGGCGACCGTGTGGGCGTCGGGTGCATGGTGAACTCGTGCCAGTCCTGCGAGAGCTGCAACAAGGGCTTCGAGAACCACTGCCCGGGCATAATCCCTACCTATAACTTGGTCGACCTTGATGGCACCATCACCTACGGAGGCTACTCCAGCATGGTAGTGGTGCATGAGCGGTTCGTTGTCCGGTTCCCCAACACCATTCCGCTGGACAAGGGCGCGCCGCTGCTGTGTGCCGGCATCACCATGTACAGCCCCATGAAGTACCATGGGCTGAACGTTCCAGGGATGCACCTTGGCGTGCTGGGACTGGGCGGGCTGGGCCACGTCGCGGTCAAGTtcggcaaggcctttgggatgaaggTGACGGTGATCAGCTCGTCGCCGGGGAAGAAGCAGGAGGCCCTCGAGCGGCTAGGCGCTGACGCCTTCATTGTCAGCAAGAGTGCCGACGAGATGAAG GCTGCGATGAGTAGCAAGGATGGCATCATAAACACGGTGTCTGCAAACATCCCCATGGCCCCTCTCTTGAGGCTGCTCAAACCCAACGGCAAGATGATCCTGGTTGGTCTCCCAGAGAAGCCTATGGAGATCTCTCCCTTTGCTCTGGTTGCCG CGAACAAGACCCTGGCCGGGAGACTCATTGGCGGCATGAGGGACACCCAGGAGATGCTCGACCTGGCGGCCAAGCACGACGTGACGGCTGACATCGAGGTGATCGGTGCCGAGTACGTGAACATGGAGCGCCTTGCCAAGGCCGATGTCAGGTATCGATTCGTCATCGACATTGGCAACATCCTCGacaaggccgccgccgccgccgagtga